TTCTAGCAGTGATATGAACTTTGTGGTGGATTTAAGTGAGAATTTGTTGCTGGAGTGCAGGAAGTTGCAAGCGGAGAATGATAAGAAGTCGTCGAGGTTGAAGACATTAGAGCAAGATTATGAGAATTTACAGTCTAATTTCAGTCAAATAAATCAGCGGTACCAGAGTGTATCGAAAGAGGGtgaaaatttgaaggatatAAATTGGGAGCTCGAGATGAAGTTGCAGACGTTATCACAGGAGTTCAAGGAATTATCGGAATCCTTTAATAAGAGTAAGAAAGAGTTACAAAAACAGGTCAATTTGTCAACAGAGATCAAAACGGAATTAGAAGAAATGTCATTACAGAAGCTGGGTCTGCAGGGAGAATTAGACTTGAAGCAGGCGAAATATTTATCTGAAATTGCAGCATTAAAAGACCATGTGAAAGAGTTAAACGAGGAAAATGATCAGCTAAATTCGAAAGTTGAGTTATTGATGGCAAAAGTGGAATCATTGGCtgatgaagttgaaaaggGCCAAGATATCATCAAGAAACAATCCTTTATGAGCGTTGGGTCTGCAGAGACATTCAATGGCGATTTGGATGATCAAAACCGGCGACTTGTGGCTCAGACGTCTCCAATAAGAGCTATTGCTTTACAAGCAGAACAAGGGTTAGAATACCAAACCTTAAAGGCCAATCTAACGCATGCCACTCAAACTATCTCAAAGTTGAGACAGCAGATTATCCGTATGAAGACAGACAAATCGTATGACAGATCAAGCGATTCTCCTAGAACTACGAGGCCCGCGCTGAGGATCCCAAAGTCGAAGCGTAAACCTCTGGTTTTTTCAGATGTCTCACCAACGCAAGAATTTAATAGAAAAGCCAAACGTTCTTCTTATCCTATACatgaagatgttgaatTTTTAGGTGGCGATggtaataatgatgaagacaGGTTCGAGGACAACGAACTATCAGATGGCATCGATAGAAGCGATTCTCTTCTGGAACTCGAATTCGGCGTAGATAATGCAGATGTAACTAGTATTGGTTCTGATACTATGTCTAGGAATCCTTTGGCGAATTCTCTGCTGGATAGTGATGAAGAGGAGCTTGAATTAAGTTTGGATTATTCTGATATTGAAGCATACGCTAAAAAGCATCATTTAGTCCTTTTATCTGAGGATGATTATAAAGGATTAAAAAATACACAGTCTCCAGTTGAAGCtggttttccttttgatGGTAAACtaataaatcaaaatcCAACCATGATATCTCAACTAGAAACCAGTGGTTATAAACTTGTTTCATTATCAGAATACAATGAAATGCATAATAAAGCAAATTCAATGGATGATCCGCCACTTAGTTATTTGAATAGCAAGGCCACAGATCACGGTAAGATTATAATAGGCACTGAAGAATATGAATCATTGATAAATCCACCAATTACTGACCTTATTGCAAAAGCTGAATCTCAGGGATTTGACGTATTATCAAAAGCAGCCCATGAGCAGATGTTAACTAGTATGGCTACGCCATCATTAGATTATTTAACGAcaaaattggaagaaaatggCCTAAAGGCTATTTCATCTGACGATTACCGATCGTTTAAAAATCCTTCTTATGACTACTTGGAATCAAAAGCCAAATTATTAGGAAAGTCCATTATTGATGTAAAGGAATTGGACGCATTGAGAAGAATTTCGACAGAACCATCTATGGACTTCATAACTaatgcagcagcaagaaTTGAGCATGCTGTCATTCCTACTGGTGAGTTTGAGATGTTGACGGAAAGAGTTTATAACCCTTCTTTCGAACAGCTAACCAGCCAAGCACAAAGCTTGAAACACACTGTGATTTCAAACGATACATATGAAAGACTCCTTAAACCTTCAAAGGAGGATATTCGTAAACTCGTGAATGCAAATGATTGTGTTATGATTTCGAATGATGAGTATTATGTCCTACTAAATCCCGACGTTGATTTTCTTTCCGCAAAGGCTaaacaattgaatcatgttcttcttccagaGGAAACTCATGAAAGATTGGCCAAACCTTCCAAATCTACAATAGAAGAATATGCAAAATCCTATAACCACGTACTATTGTCACAAGGGGAATATGATCAGCTTTTATCCCCAACGCGTGAGAATATTACTAAAAGAGCATTTGAACTTGACCTTGTGCTTTTAACGTCTGAAGAACATGAATCCCTAAAATCTCCAACTTTGGATGAGTTAAAATCAAGATTAAGTACTGTAGCTTATACTGCTTTGCCAATCGAAGAATTGGGGAATATGAAGAACCAGCTCGCAAATCCTTCAATAGATTACCTAAAAACCAAAGCAGCAGAAGTTAAGCACGTGCTATCACCAAGAGACGAATATGAAGTAATGCAAAGGAATTCTACGAATCCACCTATCGAAATGCTCCGTAAGTATATGGAGCAGCATAATAGCGATGATTTATTATCCTGGTTAGCAGAAAAGTCCCACTGGCATTTGCTGAAGGAAACGGAATATAAAAATCTTATCAATATGGCAGAATCACCAACATTGAGCTTCTTGAAGGATAAAGCAAAAGCCATGGGTcatattgttgttggaaaTGATAAATACGATAAAATGGTTACAATGCTAAATAAGCCAACagttgattatttgaaggTCAAATCGAAGGAACATGGTATGGAAGTTATAGATATAAAAAGACGTGATGTTCTAGAACAGACCTATGAAAATCCTTCAACAGATTTCATTACAACTCATTCTAGCAAGAAGGGTTTCGAATTGATAAAGTGTGAAATACTTCTACAgctaaagaaaaagatagaGGATCCTTCCATCGAGTATTTGAAAGCAAAATCTGCAGCAATTAACTATCACTTAATCCCCAATcatgattttgaaaaattagtTAATTTGGCTAAAACTCCATCTTTAGAGCATATTGTTTGCAAGGCAGCAGATCATAATTACGAAGTGGTTAAGAAAGAGGAGTACCGTGCTCTTCTAAAGAAGGTCAATGAGCCATCAATTTCTTATTTGACAGAGCACGCTAGTGCTCTTTCCTATGTGTTACTAACGTCTACTGAGCACAAGAGATTAAAGAGTATTTTTGATACACCACCAATTACTTACTTGACTGATAAAGCTGCGTCCTATAATAGCTCCATAATATCAAATGACGATTTAGCTGCTTTGAAAGTTCAGGCTAATGAACCCTCTTTAGATCTTTTAATGCAGAAAGCGAAGCTGTATAAACATCTCGTGATCCCTATATCAGATCATCAAGATCTATTTAAGAAGGCCAATCATCCTACACTAGTTCATTTATCGAAGAAAGCTGAAGATCTTGGATATTTAGTTATATCCTCGGCTGATCATCAAGAATTAGTGGACAAGTGCGGAAGACCTACATTAGAGTACCTAACTGAGAAGGCAGACGAACGAGGGCATGTGGTTATATCCAGCGAGAAATACGAAGATTTACGCAAAAAGGTACATGAACCTACTCTAGCAGACCTCGTATCCAAAGCTGAGAGGTTAGGCCACGTTGTAGTTGGTTCTGATGAATACGCTCTGTTGTTAAGCAGTGTTGAAGAACCAAAacttgaatatttgaaagcCAAATCTGAATCTCATAATCATATTTGTGTTCCTTCCGACGAATACAGGCTTCTCAAGAAGACTTATGAACAACCCAGCATGAATTACTTAAGCGCTAAGGCTAAGGATAATAATTCGATTATCTTGAATACGGGAATACACAGTGAAATGGTTAAGAATATCAAAGCACCCTCGTTGTCATATTTGAGATCTAAGGCCCTTGACTTAGGATGTGTTGTCGTTTCTGAGAAagaattcaacaatataaaAGAACTGGCTGCGGAGCATACTGTTTTGCTGAATAAACTTGAAAATCCTTCTTTTGAGTATTTAAAGCAGAAGGCTGTAGGTTATGAACTAGTTCCATCGGAAAAATTTACTGAATTCGAATCTGTCTTTAGAGACCCTAATTTGGATTTCTTAAAGACTAAGTCCAAGTTGAAGGGCTTCGAACTATTAGCAACTACTGAATATAAAGAGTTGCTGAGAAGAGCAATGGATCCAACAATGGAGGAGATTTCAAAGCAACTAAAGAAAACAGGAAGTGTTATTTTATcagaagatatatatgtcaaAATGCAAAGGAGTTACGAATCCCCTAGTGAAAATTACTTGGCCCAGAAGGCAAGGGAGAAAGGTTTTATTCTcgtaaacaaaaaagaatatgatgatactGTGAAGAAAGCGACTGAAAAAGGTTCGATTCTTGCATCTGTGCAGAGCTTTGGGTTGGTCCCAATTCCTGTTGGCGAGCTTAACCTTTTGAAGAGTTCAACTATTGAAAAGGCTGAGTTATCTGCTGTTCAAAAAAGACTAACACAACTTGGCTTTATGTCGGTGTCTAAATCGGAGTACGAGGATTTGAGGCGATCGCCCCTAGAGAAAATTGACAAATCAAGTATTTATGAATTATGTGAAAGATATAATTTGAAACCAATATCAATCCCGGAATATGAAAAGCTGAAAGCCGATTCTAAACCAATAGTCTATTCTGAGGATGAATTAATACAGATGGTTAAATCACACGGAAATGTTGTTACTCCTGAAGCtttgttttcaaagttGAAGACCATGGCTGAAAATCCTTCATTAGAACTTTTATCCAAGCATGCTTCTGCTCGCAAGATGGTGTTAATCAACGAGGCTGATCACAAAGCTATGGTTACTGAACTCGCATCCCCTTCAGTAAATACTTTAAGTGAAAAGGCTGGCAATCTTGGTTTtaagcttttgaaaatcgACGAATATGATAAGATGTTGAAGATCTCTAAATCTCCTActaaagaatttattattcaaaaggCTTTACAACTAGGTTATGTGGTTAAATCGTCTGAAGAATACAATGAATTGAATCAGCTAGCTACTAAACCATCTATGTCTCAATTGACTGAGATGACTAACGCTCGTGGCATGCGCCTAATTGATCATCGCAAATTCGAAGAGCTTCTAAGAAAGTCAGAATTTCCAACTTTAGAGGAGCTAAGTGAAAAGGCCTCGTCATTAAAAATGTCTTTGATACTGTCTGATGAGTACCGAGGCTTGGTTAAGAAAGTAAATGAGCCCGATCTATCCTTCATTGAATCAGCAGCTGCTAAATTAGGATACTCTTTGGCAACTAACTCAGAACTTGATTCCCTAAAAGAGCATCTTTCTTCACCATCTTTGGATTTTATTACTGAGCATGCCGAAAAACGAGGTTTTGCTGTTCTTTCAAACTCCGATTTGAGAAGCTTAAAATCCTCAATTTCGAGACCAACTGAGTCCTTTATTACGGAAAAAGCTAGTTTGTATAATaaggtggtggtggatAAGAATTTGTACGaggaaaatttgaaaaagttgacgTTCCCTGATGCTGATTCGTTATCGGAGTTAGCCAGCAAAATTGATTACGTTGTATTGccaatttttgaacttgaAGCACTCAAAAAGCAGATCGCTTCACCAGACACTAACTACTTAGCTGAGAAAGCGGATATACTTGGCAA
This region of Eremothecium cymbalariae DBVPG#7215 chromosome 4, complete sequence genomic DNA includes:
- the NUM1 gene encoding Num1p (similar to Ashbya gossypii AGR043W), producing MRPPSGKSLSGDNKSEHSSNREDLKLQLEQIQRQFDESNEAEGSDRQVRKKLLPFSGMLSRREGRSSIPSFAGSNTHNGVLKANSSSDMNFVVDLSENLLLECRKLQAENDKKSSRLKTLEQDYENLQSNFSQINQRYQSVSKEGENLKDINWELEMKLQTLSQEFKELSESFNKSKKELQKQVNLSTEIKTELEEMSLQKLGLQGELDLKQAKYLSEIAALKDHVKELNEENDQLNSKVELLMAKVESLADEVEKGQDIIKKQSFMSVGSAETFNGDLDDQNRRLVAQTSPIRAIALQAEQGLEYQTLKANLTHATQTISKLRQQIIRMKTDKSYDRSSDSPRTTRPALRIPKSKRKPLVFSDVSPTQEFNRKAKRSSYPIHEDVEFLGGDGNNDEDRFEDNELSDGIDRSDSLLELEFGVDNADVTSIGSDTMSRNPLANSLLDSDEEELELSLDYSDIEAYAKKHHLVLLSEDDYKGLKNTQSPVEAGFPFDGKLINQNPTMISQLETSGYKLVSLSEYNEMHNKANSMDDPPLSYLNSKATDHGKIIIGTEEYESLINPPITDLIAKAESQGFDVLSKAAHEQMLTSMATPSLDYLTTKLEENGLKAISSDDYRSFKNPSYDYLESKAKLLGKSIIDVKELDALRRISTEPSMDFITNAAARIEHAVIPTGEFEMLTERVYNPSFEQLTSQAQSLKHTVISNDTYERLLKPSKEDIRKLVNANDCVMISNDEYYVLLNPDVDFLSAKAKQLNHVLLPEETHERLAKPSKSTIEEYAKSYNHVLLSQGEYDQLLSPTRENITKRAFELDLVLLTSEEHESLKSPTLDELKSRLSTVAYTALPIEELGNMKNQLANPSIDYLKTKAAEVKHVLSPRDEYEVMQRNSTNPPIEMLRKYMEQHNSDDLLSWLAEKSHWHLLKETEYKNLINMAESPTLSFLKDKAKAMGHIVVGNDKYDKMVTMLNKPTVDYLKVKSKEHGMEVIDIKRRDVLEQTYENPSTDFITTHSSKKGFELIKCEILLQLKKKIEDPSIEYLKAKSAAINYHLIPNHDFEKLVNLAKTPSLEHIVCKAADHNYEVVKKEEYRALLKKVNEPSISYLTEHASALSYVLLTSTEHKRLKSIFDTPPITYLTDKAASYNSSIISNDDLAALKVQANEPSLDLLMQKAKLYKHLVIPISDHQDLFKKANHPTLVHLSKKAEDLGYLVISSADHQELVDKCGRPTLEYLTEKADERGHVVISSEKYEDLRKKVHEPTLADLVSKAERLGHVVVGSDEYALLLSSVEEPKLEYLKAKSESHNHICVPSDEYRLLKKTYEQPSMNYLSAKAKDNNSIILNTGIHSEMVKNIKAPSLSYLRSKALDLGCVVVSEKEFNNIKELAAEHTVLLNKLENPSFEYLKQKAVGYELVPSEKFTEFESVFRDPNLDFLKTKSKLKGFELLATTEYKELLRRAMDPTMEEISKQLKKTGSVILSEDIYVKMQRSYESPSENYLAQKAREKGFILVNKKEYDDTVKKATEKGSILASVQSFGLVPIPVGELNLLKSSTIEKAELSAVQKRLTQLGFMSVSKSEYEDLRRSPLEKIDKSSIYELCERYNLKPISIPEYEKLKADSKPIVYSEDELIQMVKSHGNVVTPEALFSKLKTMAENPSLELLSKHASARKMVLINEADHKAMVTELASPSVNTLSEKAGNLGFKLLKIDEYDKMLKISKSPTKEFIIQKALQLGYVVKSSEEYNELNQLATKPSMSQLTEMTNARGMRLIDHRKFEELLRKSEFPTLEELSEKASSLKMSLILSDEYRGLVKKVNEPDLSFIESAAAKLGYSLATNSELDSLKEHLSSPSLDFITEHAEKRGFAVLSNSDLRSLKSSISRPTESFITEKASLYNKVVVDKNLYEENLKKLTFPDADSLSELASKIDYVVLPIFELEALKKQIASPDTNYLAEKADILGKVLLKKEDHEATQHQLQHPSIEWLSGLARKVSLILISETDMEDLHNQLNTPSEQYLREKALDRGLVVVSKKDYDQLLITSKTPTLEFLVEHAKTFKRRLVPQPELEKLFNLVNAPSVEHLGEKANALGYNIIEKATHEELVQHMQYPKLEFLISEADKQCYALVKKPILQELKDCKESPSLDFLSEKANNLGHILLDKAEYDSLVTTIKTPSLEHLTEKSAALRKVIIDIEVFAKIKNELESPDMNYLTEKANQLGYALIDRAEYKILVQTSQMPSIDFLNEHANKNSHVLIPDTDYKKMTSQIDDPTLEYLTEKAQKKQHTILSCEEFKSIQDSLESPSEEYLHDKAVKFSKVVIDKKEYEKSLAIIVTPSLEFLQEHAENIDRILVEKEVWADLNKVNSDPSEEFLLKHAELKGKALISVGDLQKLRESVDHPSWQKVKVAAQEQNYVLISSDQYQKLKDTVSNPSIDFIKQKLSNSAFMLLEKLEYEDLVEQVKNPSLDSITILAEKHGYLLIERKKLDSLKHPSLDSLQSMITWHDHVMVPRNTYKSLVESSVENISNDGIFQLCNKFGLKPVPINQYQKLVSPDEEKVSEYASNFGLITVAREEFDLMKVKAEHPDRDTIGKSAESIGLKILTISEYSVLLSKADKVDHFTKADVESMADSLGLVTLPITRYNALVEDADEYSSSNSPTHKSKVLAGKEYFEHVIRKQKKLSSRDKVFESAKSLGFVTLSSQEYKELVKKQKEHVISKTDVYTGARMFDLTVLPSEEYKALLKKAAAKENLTYEDLQMLASKLEMKLVPINFQQRPPLSKFYSKQKPSEQIAEKSEVKASDASDTKINIASSAIEYFNEFEISSGVKSNVRNSIISSSSEYTDALDEQYEDVNDMESIASTIRMDSVPSSLNSLKAQAKALGYLLVPEDGDNMSKQEASIHHVEAESADPKMTDVPQLLEDNGSGESDSDSFVSTWDERTLSERAKKIGMTVLTIERFHEFEKLTKDLASKDVLIERASKLGLLLISSEELDNLNQRIANSIGLDEIDNYLQSKKLRTIDLEKLSIMENQSRILETSILLSKESILEHAGEYGLIAVPKSDYLRITQQLDNDKLTANNIKEKVEPLGYVAIKKVAYQKMLEDVNKVDDSKLENYANETGKIILGKAEYHDLKIKAIPVCPPSSIVTKEMIMDKAKEFDMVVLPTTEYNKLKAPISDDDMTTKAKERGKVVIEKGEYDHLLDIEEQYNDNILTKDDIIDKAREYELVVLDTDRFEKIKEQLASRADILTASDVISRAAEFGLVPIQRDQFEQIKLELEHPKFTREMIVEQAVNFDLIAIETNEYNRLKKLPHFSFDGVFDSPNNIEDDLDELSDNEFTDSEIKQLNKTAKRFGLLCIPEAAFVATSFASIPDVDNVVILPISYYNKLLAKEVENVAQVTDWELQSEARKRGFNISLGLKKDPDVISPGLLCPPKISRFPTNRSVVSADSKTTIRRNYAEAAALAVQGYSESQSRAGSKMPSSASSVGKNATTATVEQGASNPSNTANLSAGNLVISRRNSIDMGVSLLTVASLSEPSIIPALTQTVIGEYLYKYYRRLGRLSSQFSGARHERYFWVHPYTLTLYWSTSNPVLDNPGNTRTRAAAILSVESIDDPNPFPAGLYHKSLVVKTEARDIKFTCPTRQRHNIWFNTLRYLLQRNMNGINLDDNHISAGRITNLPGEDPREATSRLFSTRQSGGINKYLRRSDSMFSLR